Proteins encoded within one genomic window of Tamandua tetradactyla isolate mTamTet1 chromosome 11, mTamTet1.pri, whole genome shotgun sequence:
- the LOC143649680 gene encoding olfactory receptor 7C2-like, which translates to METENQTRPGDFLLLGFAEEQNLQPLLFGLFLSMYLVTVMGNLLIILTIISDSHLHVPMYFFLSNLSFADICFTSNTIPKMLVNIQMQKKVITYAGCLSQIFFFIVFGSLESLLLTMMAYDRFVAICHPLHYTVIMHPRLCVLLVLGSWCLSVIASLLETLAVLRLSFCTHLEIPHVFCDVLEVLKLACSDTLINNLFVYLVATITGVFPLSGILFSYSRIVSSILRISSSEGKYKAFSTCGSQLSVVSLFYGTGLGIYLSSAASPSSRTSVVVSVMYTMVTPMLNPFIYSLRNRDMKGALGRLLS; encoded by the coding sequence ATggaaacagaaaaccaaacaaGACCTGGAGACTTCCTCCTTCTAGGGTTTGCAGAGGAGCAAAATCTGCAACCTCTTCTCTTTGGGCTTTTCCTGTCCATGTACCTGGTCACCGTCATGGGGAACCTGCTCATCATCCTGACCATCATCTCTGACTCCCACCTCCACgtgcccatgtacttcttcctctccaacctgTCCTTTGCTGACATCTGTTTCACTTCAAACACCatcccaaagatgctggtgaacatccagatgcagaaaaaagtcatAACCTATGCAGGCTGCCTCAGCCagatattctttttcattgtttttggatCCCTGGAGAGTTTACTCCTGACcatgatggcctatgaccgcttcgtggccatctgtcaccccCTGCACTACACGGTCATCATGCACCCCCGGCTCTGTGTCCTGCTGGTCCTGGGGTCCTGGTGCCTCAGCGTCATTGCCTCCCTGCTCGAGACTTTGGCTGTTTTGAGGCTGTCTTTCTGCACACACCTGGAAATCCCACACGTTTTCTGTGATGTCCTTGAGGTTCTGAAGCTTGCCTGTTCGGACACCCTTATAAATAACTTATTCGTGTATCTTGTGGCTACTATTACAGGTGTTTTTCCTCTCTCTGGGATCCTCTTCTCCTATTCCAGGATTGTGTCCTCCATTCTGAGAATTTCCTCATCTGAGGGAAAGTATAAAGCTTTTTCCACCTGTGGGTCTCAACTGTCAGTTGTGTCCTTGTTCTACGGCACTGGCCTTGGCATCTACTTGAGCTCTGCAGCCTCGCCGTCCTCTAGAACAAGTGTGGTGGTCTCGGTGATGTACACGATGGTCAcccccatgctgaaccccttcatctacagtctgaggaacagGGACATGAAGGGGGCTCTGGGGAGGCTGCTTAGCTGA
- the LOC143649241 gene encoding olfactory receptor 7A10-like — MKPGNKTQISEFFLLGFSEEPELQTFLFGLFLSMYLVTVFGNLLIILATITNSHLHTPMYFFLSNLSFSDICFSSTTVPKMLVNLQTHSKVISYGGCLAQMSFFMLFAALEDFLLTVMAYDRFMAICHPLHYTVIMNPRLCGLMVLVSWVISALHSLLQSSMVLQLSFCTHLEIPHFFCELNQMVQLACSDTFLNDMVTYFAAGMLGVVPLAGIIFSYSKIVLSICTISSSQGKYKAFSTCASHLSVVSLFYFSTLGVYFSFAASHNTRSIAPVTVMYAVVTPMLNPFIYSLRNKDIKGALKKFFRMKS, encoded by the coding sequence ATGAAACCAGGAAACAAAActcaaatttcagaattttttcttctgGGATTTTCAGAGGAACCAGAACTGCAGACGTTCCTCTTTGGACTCTTCCTGTCCATGTACCTGGTCACCGTCTTTGGGAACCTGCTCATCATTCTGGCCACCATCACCAACTCCCACCTCCACacgcccatgtacttcttcctctccaacctgTCCTTTTCTGACATCTGTTTTTCCTCCACCACtgtcccaaagatgctggtgaaTCTTCAGACACACAGCAAAGTCATTTCCTATGGTGGGTGCCTTGCCCAGATGTCCTTTTTCATGCTCTTTGCAGCACTGGAGGACTTCCTCCTGAccgtgatggcctatgaccgcttcATGGCCATCTGTCACCCCCTGCACTACACGGTCATCATGAACCCTCGGCTCTGTGGACTGATGGTTCTGGTGTCCTGGGTCATCAGTGCCCTGCATTCCTTGTTACAAAGCTCCATGGTGTTGCAGCTCTCCTTTTGTACACACTTGGAAATCCCccactttttctgtgaacttaatCAGATGGTCCAACTCGCCTGTTCTGACACCTTCCTCAATGACATGGTGACATATTTTGCAGCTGGGATGCTGGGAGTGGTTCCTCTCGCTGGaatcattttttcttattctaaGATTGTTTTGTCCATATGCACAATCTCATCCTCTCAGGGGAAGTATAAAGCATTTTCCACTTGCGCGTCTCACCTCTCAGTAgtctccttattttatttttcaacccTAGGCGTTTACTTTAGTTTTGCTGCTTCACACAACACACGTTCCATTGCACCGGTCACAGTGATGTATGCTGTGGTcactcccatgctgaacccctttaTTTATAGTCTGAGGAATAAAGACATAAAGGGGGCActgaaaaaattttttagaaTGAAGTCATAA